A section of the Ictalurus punctatus breed USDA103 chromosome 8, Coco_2.0, whole genome shotgun sequence genome encodes:
- the ca5a gene encoding carbonic anhydrase 5A, mitochondrial isoform X2, translated as MLCHKACEAAEYIKKMHPMWQEPLEMPGGERQSPIDISLRKSVFDPNLKPFVTQYDPRTCQQIWNNGYSFLVEYDDTTDKSTLRGGPLEDKFRLCQFHFHWGENNTWGSEHTVDRHLYPAELHLVHWNADKYALFEEAIMEENGLAVIGVFLKVGKRHEGLQKLVDALPAVRHKDSVVEFTKFDPSCLLPESMNEYWTYAGSLTTPPLTEAVTWIIMKQAIEVSHEQLAVFRSLLFTSAEEEVQKSMVNNFRVQQPLKGRTVRSSFSPFLENVPSTDP; from the exons ATGTTGTGTCATAAAGCATGCGAGGCAGCggaatacattaaaaaaa tGCACCCGATGTGGCAGGAGCCTCTGGAAATGCCTGGAGGAGAGCGCCAGTCTCCCATCGACATCAGCCTGCGTAAAAGCGTCTTCGACCCAAACCTGAAGCCATTCGTTACACAGTACGACCCCAGAACCTGCCAGCAGATCTGGAACAACGGATACTCCTTCCTCGTCGAGTACGACGACACGACAGACAAGTCCA CACTGCGTGGTGGTCCCCTGGAGGATAAGTTCAGGTTGTGTCAATTTCATTTCCACTGGGGAGAGAATAACACCTGGGGCTCTGAACACACTGTGGACCGCCACCTCTACCCCGCTGAG CTCCACTTGGTCCACTGGAATGCAGATAAATACGCTTTGTTTGAGGAGGCCATCATGGAGGAGAATGGACTGGCTGTTATCGGGGTCTTCCTGAAG GTTGGGAAGAGACATGAGGGTCTGCAGAAGCTGGTGGACGCTTTACCTGCCGTCAGACACAAG GATAGTGTAGTGGAGTTCACTAAATTTGACCCATCCTGCCTCCTGCCTGAGAGCATGAACGAATATTGGACGTACGCCGGATCTCTAACCACGCCCCCGCTGACCGAGGCCGTCACCTGGATCATCATGAAGCAGGCCATTGAAGTGAGCCATGAACAG tTGGCTGTGTTCAGGAGTCTGCTGTTCACCTCGGCGGAGGAAGAGGTCCAGAAGAGCATGGTGAACAACTTCCGGGTCCAGCAGCCTCTAAAGGGACGGACAGTTCGCTCGTCCTTCAGCCCGTTCCTCGAGAACGTTCCTTCCACTGACCCTTAA